A single window of Thiomicrorhabdus immobilis DNA harbors:
- the yajC gene encoding preprotein translocase subunit YajC, with translation MSFFISDAMAEGTAAAQGGGWEGIIPLVLLFVVFYFLLIRPQQKKVKEHKALVEAIKKGDEVVTYGGLAGKVRDMNENFCDVEIAENVVVKVERQNISRLLPKGTLKGE, from the coding sequence ATGAGCTTTTTTATCAGTGATGCAATGGCGGAAGGAACTGCAGCGGCACAAGGTGGCGGATGGGAAGGGATTATCCCTTTGGTCCTTCTATTTGTCGTTTTTTACTTTTTATTGATTCGTCCACAACAGAAGAAAGTAAAAGAGCACAAAGCTTTGGTTGAAGCGATTAAGAAGGGCGATGAAGTCGTTACTTACGGCGGTCTTGCTGGTAAGGTTCGTGATATGAACGAAAACTTCTGCGATGTAGAAATTGCTGAAAATGTAGTGGTAAAAGTAGAGCGTCAAAACATTTCACGTTTACTACCAAAAGGTACACTTAAAGGCGAATAA
- the secD gene encoding protein translocase subunit SecD, giving the protein MFQAQQKIIANQYPAWKYLLLIVITVIGLTYAMPNLFGDDPAVQVSPAKSVEFNADTQLQVENVLQQAGLKVKSSVFEGGKFLIRFNDTEDQLKAKSLLKEALGRQAVVALNLAPATPGFLQGISAEPMYLGLDLRGGVHFLMDVDMEAAVAKAYLRYVDEIKGSLRAEKVRYISVEVENEALEIQFKDLETLQAGLVSLNQEYANRFTITSDETTSAPKAILKLSQTTIAETQKYALQQNITTLRNRINELGVAEPVIQQQGDRRIVVQLPGVQDTARAKEILGATATLEFRLVEENGDPYRAEKTGYAPNGSIIYKFRDGRPILLKRRIIVSGENVINAQSGIDPQQGSAMVNVTLDGAGGRKMLATTKENVGNRMAVVYIENRVETVEENGVKVKKRITNKDVINAAVIRGQFANRFQITGLDSPQEAQDLALLLRAGALAAPMEIVEERTVGPSLGQDNINQGFMSVVVGFLLVLVIMAWRYKVFGMVANVALLLNLVIIVAVLSMLQATLTLPGIAGIVLTVGMAVDANVLIFERIREEMKNSSIQSAIYAGYEKAFVTIADANITTLLAAVVLFSFGTGPIKGFAITLSIGIITSMFTAILGTRAIINLLYGNKRVEKISI; this is encoded by the coding sequence ATGTTTCAAGCACAACAAAAAATCATAGCCAATCAATATCCAGCCTGGAAATACCTGCTGTTGATCGTGATTACTGTGATTGGTTTAACCTACGCCATGCCAAACTTATTTGGTGATGATCCTGCTGTTCAGGTATCGCCAGCGAAGTCGGTGGAATTTAATGCCGACACGCAGTTGCAAGTTGAGAATGTCCTACAACAAGCCGGTTTGAAAGTGAAATCGTCTGTTTTTGAGGGCGGTAAATTTTTAATACGTTTTAACGATACCGAAGATCAGCTTAAAGCCAAATCGCTTTTGAAAGAGGCGTTAGGTCGTCAAGCCGTTGTGGCCTTGAATTTAGCTCCTGCAACTCCGGGTTTTTTGCAAGGCATTAGTGCAGAACCTATGTATTTAGGTTTGGATTTACGTGGCGGTGTGCACTTCTTGATGGACGTCGATATGGAGGCCGCAGTTGCTAAAGCCTATTTACGTTACGTCGATGAAATCAAAGGTTCTTTGCGTGCGGAGAAGGTTCGTTATATTTCGGTCGAAGTGGAAAACGAAGCTTTAGAGATCCAGTTTAAAGATCTAGAGACATTGCAAGCAGGCCTGGTAAGTTTAAACCAAGAGTATGCCAATCGTTTCACCATCACTTCGGATGAAACCACTTCTGCACCAAAAGCGATTTTGAAACTGTCGCAAACCACCATTGCCGAAACCCAGAAATATGCGTTACAGCAAAATATCACTACTTTGCGTAACCGTATCAATGAGTTAGGGGTGGCAGAGCCGGTCATTCAGCAACAAGGTGACAGACGAATTGTGGTGCAGTTACCGGGTGTGCAAGATACCGCTCGTGCTAAAGAGATTCTTGGCGCGACAGCCACTTTGGAGTTCCGCTTGGTCGAAGAGAATGGTGATCCATACCGTGCCGAGAAAACCGGTTATGCACCTAACGGTTCGATTATTTACAAGTTCCGTGATGGGCGTCCGATTTTGTTAAAACGCCGTATCATTGTCAGCGGTGAAAATGTAATCAATGCCCAGTCGGGGATTGATCCACAGCAAGGTTCTGCCATGGTCAACGTTACTTTAGATGGTGCGGGCGGGCGTAAGATGCTGGCTACCACTAAAGAGAACGTGGGTAACCGCATGGCAGTGGTTTACATTGAAAACCGCGTAGAAACCGTTGAAGAAAACGGGGTAAAAGTCAAAAAGCGTATTACCAATAAAGACGTGATCAATGCGGCGGTGATTCGTGGTCAGTTTGCCAACCGTTTCCAAATCACCGGCTTGGATTCCCCACAAGAAGCCCAAGATTTAGCTTTATTACTACGCGCAGGTGCATTAGCTGCACCAATGGAAATTGTTGAGGAGCGTACCGTTGGACCAAGTTTGGGACAAGACAACATCAACCAGGGCTTTATGTCGGTTGTGGTTGGTTTCTTGTTGGTTTTGGTCATTATGGCTTGGCGTTACAAAGTATTTGGTATGGTCGCGAATGTGGCGTTGTTACTGAACTTGGTCATTATCGTGGCGGTATTGTCTATGCTGCAAGCCACCTTAACCCTGCCTGGTATTGCCGGGATAGTGTTAACGGTCGGTATGGCGGTTGATGCCAACGTACTGATCTTTGAACGTATTCGTGAAGAGATGAAAAACAGCTCTATCCAATCTGCTATTTACGCGGGTTATGAGAAGGCCTTTGTGACCATTGCCGATGCCAATATCACCACCTTATTAGCGGCGGTTGTGTTGTTCAGTTTTGGTACCGGGCCAATCAAAGGTTTTGCGATTACCTTATCCATCGGGATTATCACATCGATGTTCACGGCGATTTTGGGAACACGTGCAATTATTAACCTTCTATACGGCAATAAGCGCGTTGAGAAAATCTCAATTTAG
- the secF gene encoding protein translocase subunit SecF yields the protein MSTQTETTNINFMGQRHIAMAFSVFLIIASFAGLWMKGLNYGIDFTGGTLIELSYSKPVDLTKLRSDLTQANYGEAVAQHFGSAEDVLIRIAPREGMNSAQLSNQVMEALNNASDEEITLRRVEFVGPQVGDELTEDGALAVLYALFGILIYVALRFEWRFSVGSVAALVHDVIITVGVFAWTQMQFDLTVLAAILAVIGYSLNDTIVVFDRVRENFRTMRDGTPVEITNVAVNQMLSRTIMTSLTTLIVLLALFFLGGEIIHGFAAALIVGIVVGTFSSTYVASAIALLLGVSKEDLMKAPTAELDREAQELELQRAFLESEAKREAKLAKQGKKLDEEEL from the coding sequence ATGAGTACACAAACAGAAACTACCAATATTAATTTTATGGGTCAGCGTCATATCGCGATGGCATTTTCAGTCTTCCTAATCATCGCCTCGTTTGCTGGTTTATGGATGAAAGGCTTGAATTACGGTATCGACTTCACTGGTGGAACCCTGATTGAACTGTCTTATTCCAAACCGGTGGATTTGACCAAGCTACGTAGTGATTTAACTCAAGCCAATTATGGTGAAGCGGTTGCCCAGCACTTTGGTTCGGCTGAAGATGTGTTGATTCGCATTGCACCGCGTGAAGGAATGAATTCAGCACAGTTAAGCAACCAGGTTATGGAAGCGTTGAACAACGCCAGTGACGAAGAGATTACCTTGCGTCGTGTGGAATTCGTGGGTCCTCAAGTGGGGGATGAGTTAACCGAAGATGGGGCTTTAGCGGTTTTATATGCGTTATTTGGCATCCTGATTTACGTGGCATTACGTTTTGAGTGGCGTTTTTCAGTGGGGTCGGTGGCCGCTTTGGTTCACGATGTCATCATCACTGTGGGGGTATTTGCCTGGACACAGATGCAATTCGACTTAACGGTTTTGGCTGCAATCCTTGCGGTAATCGGTTACTCGTTGAACGATACCATTGTTGTGTTTGACCGTGTGCGCGAGAACTTCAGAACCATGCGTGATGGCACACCGGTTGAAATTACCAACGTAGCGGTCAATCAAATGTTGTCACGTACCATTATGACTTCTTTGACCACCTTGATTGTATTGTTAGCGCTATTCTTCTTAGGAGGGGAAATCATCCACGGATTTGCCGCGGCGTTGATTGTGGGGATTGTTGTCGGGACATTCTCATCAACCTATGTGGCCAGTGCGATTGCCTTGCTATTAGGCGTTTCTAAAGAAGACTTAATGAAAGCGCCGACGGCCGAATTGGATCGCGAAGCGCAAGAGCTTGAGTTACAACGTGCATTCTTGGAATCCGAAGCCAAACGTGAAGCCAAGTTGGCTAAACAAGGTAAAAAATTAGACGAAGAAGAGTTATAA
- a CDS encoding peptide chain release factor 3, whose product MSLQLESSKRRTFAIISHPDAGKTTVTEKLLLYGGAIQMAGAVKSRKTDRGATSDWMKMEQERGISVASSVMQFPYKNVMINLLDTPGHEDFSEDTYRVLTAVDSALMVIDVAKGVEDRTIKLMEVCRLRTTPILTFINKLDREGKEPIDLLDEVEDVLKIACAPMTWPIGMGKRFKGIYHLYNDTVRLFAAADGQRATEGELIEGLDNPRLDELLGSQAEELREEVDLVRGASHEFDLELFLAGELTPVFFGSAVNNFGLQELLDGFEMYAPAPKGRETESRFVDANEEKLTGFVFKIQANMDPAHRDRVAFMRIVSGKYESGMKLKHVRIGKDVKIAKAITFLANKREQAEVAYPGDIIGLHNHGTIKIGDTFTQGEELKFTGIPNFAPELFRRAQLKDPMKMKALQKGLTQLSEEGATQLFRPVNNNDLILGAVGILQFEVVAQRLKDEYNVTCMFEPVNVNTARWVIGPKAEIEKFTAKVRENVAYDAADQLVYIAPTRVNLNLTEERWPELQFVATREH is encoded by the coding sequence ATGTCATTACAACTCGAAAGCTCAAAACGTCGCACTTTTGCGATTATCTCGCACCCGGATGCGGGTAAAACCACCGTAACCGAAAAGTTACTGTTATATGGTGGTGCAATTCAGATGGCCGGTGCGGTAAAGAGCCGTAAAACAGATCGCGGTGCAACCTCCGACTGGATGAAGATGGAGCAAGAACGTGGTATCTCCGTGGCTTCGTCGGTCATGCAGTTTCCGTATAAAAATGTCATGATCAACCTGTTGGACACTCCGGGGCACGAGGATTTCTCTGAAGATACCTATCGTGTATTAACGGCAGTGGATTCGGCACTAATGGTAATTGACGTGGCGAAAGGGGTCGAGGACAGAACCATTAAATTAATGGAAGTCTGTCGTTTACGTACTACGCCGATTTTGACCTTTATCAACAAATTGGACCGTGAAGGAAAAGAACCGATCGACCTGTTGGACGAGGTCGAGGATGTTTTGAAAATCGCTTGTGCGCCAATGACCTGGCCGATTGGGATGGGTAAACGTTTTAAGGGGATTTATCACCTGTATAACGATACGGTGCGTTTGTTTGCTGCGGCCGATGGTCAGCGAGCTACCGAAGGTGAGTTGATTGAAGGTCTGGATAATCCTCGTTTGGATGAGCTGTTAGGCTCGCAAGCGGAAGAGTTGCGTGAAGAGGTCGATTTGGTTCGTGGTGCTAGTCATGAATTTGATTTAGAGCTGTTTTTGGCAGGGGAATTAACGCCGGTTTTCTTTGGTTCAGCGGTGAACAATTTTGGTTTACAAGAGTTGTTAGACGGTTTTGAGATGTATGCCCCGGCGCCAAAAGGTCGTGAGACCGAGTCCCGTTTTGTAGATGCCAACGAAGAGAAATTGACCGGGTTTGTCTTTAAAATCCAGGCCAATATGGATCCGGCTCACCGTGACCGTGTGGCGTTCATGCGCATTGTTTCGGGGAAATATGAATCCGGTATGAAGCTCAAGCATGTGCGTATTGGCAAAGACGTTAAGATTGCCAAGGCGATTACCTTTTTGGCCAATAAACGTGAGCAAGCTGAGGTGGCTTACCCTGGTGATATCATTGGTTTGCACAACCACGGAACAATCAAAATTGGTGATACTTTCACTCAAGGTGAGGAGTTGAAGTTTACCGGGATTCCAAACTTTGCACCGGAGCTTTTCCGACGTGCACAGTTGAAAGATCCAATGAAAATGAAAGCGCTGCAAAAAGGTTTGACCCAATTGTCAGAAGAGGGGGCAACCCAGTTGTTCCGTCCGGTGAATAACAATGATTTGATTTTGGGTGCGGTCGGTATACTTCAATTTGAAGTGGTGGCGCAACGTCTTAAAGATGAGTACAACGTAACCTGTATGTTTGAACCGGTTAATGTGAATACCGCACGCTGGGTAATCGGCCCTAAAGCTGAGATTGAGAAGTTCACCGCCAAAGTCCGTGAAAACGTGGCTTATGATGCGGCCGACCAGTTGGTGTATATCGCACCTACCCGTGTCAATTTAAACTTAACGGAAGAGCGTTGGCCTGAACTTCAGTTTGTTGCGACCCGTGAACACTAG
- a CDS encoding OmpA family protein, producing MKRKLIAAITTATLISITAGCANDPNRPVEERETERNVITGLAAIGGALAANALGVDNNLGKVAVGALAGYTARQVYGDVQAGTASDPNTDVSAVTIGGQEYVQVEVKDVNFRSGSAQLEPYELTRLKPVLDTLQRHPNTRVHIEGHTDSDGSTAYNQQLSENRAKNVAFHLMDNGISRDRIVTYGYGEERPIASNATAEGKRMNRRVTFLISEI from the coding sequence ATGAAAAGAAAACTTATTGCCGCAATAACGACTGCCACATTGATATCAATTACAGCGGGTTGTGCGAATGATCCAAACCGCCCTGTTGAAGAGCGTGAAACAGAGCGTAACGTCATCACAGGTTTGGCCGCGATTGGTGGTGCTTTAGCTGCAAACGCCCTCGGTGTGGATAACAACCTAGGTAAGGTTGCCGTTGGTGCCTTAGCCGGTTACACGGCTCGCCAGGTTTATGGGGACGTGCAAGCAGGCACCGCATCCGATCCGAATACAGACGTTTCTGCGGTCACCATTGGTGGACAGGAGTATGTGCAAGTAGAAGTCAAAGATGTCAACTTCCGTTCCGGTTCAGCTCAATTAGAACCGTATGAATTAACCCGTCTAAAACCGGTATTGGATACCTTGCAACGTCACCCAAATACACGTGTTCACATAGAAGGCCATACAGACTCAGATGGTTCAACCGCTTACAACCAGCAACTTTCAGAAAACCGAGCTAAAAACGTGGCTTTCCATCTAATGGACAACGGTATCTCACGTGACAGAATCGTCACATACGGTTACGGTGAAGAGCGTCCGATTGCGAGCAATGCCACGGCAGAAGGCAAACGTATGAACCGTCGTGTTACTTTCCTGATCAGCGAAATTTGA
- the mgtE gene encoding magnesium transporter has protein sequence MTTQTHTAIDKAKLTEQLLAAVEARNIQQIKDLFSHLVEEEIAEILESTPLKERQFLWEAVDSDRQGEILTHTNDEVTANLLESLTPHEIAGITEDLETDDIADIVQSLDSSDQQTLLASLDEVDRNAVEMALTYPEDTAGGIMSTDLISIRADVTLDVVLRYLRKLGELPESTSELFVRDREGKFVGSLKLTVLLTHDEDTLVKEVLNTRIPAIRAFTPEKEVAHFFEKNDLISAAVVNENDQIIGRITIDDVVDIIREEAEHAQMASAGLDEDQDIFAPAARAAKRRTFWLGINLLTAIFASIVIGLFDASIEKIVALAVLMPIIASMGGIAGTQTATIVIRALATGKLARSNSRSLLIKETTVGLFNGVIWAALTGMAVLFWFDDAALSMIFATAMLINLFAAAFAGAMIPLFLQRMKIDPALASGLMLTTVTDSLGFFVFLGLATIVLL, from the coding sequence ATGACAACGCAAACCCACACAGCCATTGACAAGGCCAAGCTAACCGAACAACTACTTGCAGCTGTTGAAGCTCGTAATATTCAGCAAATCAAAGACCTATTCTCTCATTTGGTTGAGGAAGAGATTGCTGAAATTTTAGAATCCACTCCGCTTAAAGAGCGCCAGTTCCTTTGGGAAGCGGTGGATAGTGACCGTCAAGGTGAAATCCTCACCCACACTAATGACGAAGTTACCGCAAACCTTCTAGAATCGCTTACCCCACACGAGATTGCAGGCATTACCGAAGACTTGGAAACGGATGATATTGCAGATATCGTTCAGTCTTTGGATTCGTCCGACCAGCAAACACTTTTAGCGTCTTTGGATGAAGTCGATCGTAATGCCGTTGAAATGGCTCTTACCTATCCGGAAGATACCGCCGGCGGTATCATGAGTACCGACTTAATTTCCATTCGTGCCGACGTTACTTTAGATGTAGTCTTACGTTATCTTCGTAAACTTGGAGAATTACCGGAATCAACCTCTGAACTATTTGTAAGAGACCGTGAAGGTAAATTTGTCGGCTCATTGAAACTTACCGTGTTATTGACCCATGATGAAGACACCCTTGTTAAGGAAGTCCTGAATACCCGTATCCCTGCAATCAGGGCTTTTACACCAGAAAAAGAAGTGGCGCATTTCTTTGAGAAAAACGACCTTATTTCTGCTGCGGTAGTGAATGAAAATGACCAGATCATTGGTCGTATCACCATCGATGACGTTGTTGATATTATCCGTGAAGAAGCTGAACACGCCCAAATGGCGAGTGCCGGTCTGGATGAAGACCAAGATATTTTCGCCCCTGCCGCCAGAGCGGCCAAACGCCGTACTTTTTGGTTGGGAATCAATCTGTTAACCGCCATTTTCGCCTCCATTGTTATCGGGCTATTTGATGCTTCAATCGAGAAAATTGTCGCGCTTGCCGTATTGATGCCCATTATCGCCAGCATGGGAGGCATTGCCGGAACGCAAACCGCCACCATTGTCATTCGTGCTTTGGCGACCGGTAAACTTGCTCGAAGCAACAGTCGGTCGCTATTAATCAAAGAGACCACCGTTGGCCTCTTCAACGGTGTTATTTGGGCGGCATTAACGGGAATGGCGGTACTGTTTTGGTTTGATGATGCCGCATTGAGTATGATTTTTGCAACCGCCATGCTAATCAACCTGTTTGCGGCCGCTTTTGCTGGAGCCATGATTCCGCTGTTCTTGCAAAGAATGAAAATCGATCCTGCGTTGGCTTCTGGCCTCATGTTAACCACCGTGACCGATTCTCTAGGATTTTTCGTATTCCTTGGATTGGCCACGATTGTTTTACTGTAA
- the hpf gene encoding ribosome hibernation-promoting factor, HPF/YfiA family, which translates to MQINITGHHIDVTDALRAYVTEKLSKLSRHFDHVTNVHVILTVEKQSQKAEATVHVSGTDLFAQHDTEDMYASIDGLVDKLDRQIVKHKEKISDHNRKSGGVKSMPAAEA; encoded by the coding sequence ATGCAAATTAATATTACTGGCCACCATATCGATGTTACCGATGCTCTTCGTGCATACGTCACAGAGAAATTAAGCAAATTATCTAGACACTTTGATCATGTTACCAATGTACACGTTATTTTAACGGTTGAAAAACAGTCTCAGAAAGCTGAAGCGACTGTTCACGTTTCTGGTACAGATTTATTTGCACAGCATGATACTGAAGATATGTATGCATCAATCGATGGCTTAGTAGACAAGCTAGATCGTCAAATTGTAAAACATAAAGAAAAAATCAGTGATCACAACAGAAAGTCTGGTGGTGTAAAAAGTATGCCGGCTGCTGAAGCTTAA
- the lptB gene encoding LPS export ABC transporter ATP-binding protein has protein sequence MAHFYARGLAKSYKKRHVVTSVDLDVSSGQVVGLLGPNGAGKTTTFYMMTGLVPNDDGQIFLDDQEISKLAIHQRAKLGIGYLPQEASVFRKLTVTENIMAILEMRPELSGDQRRLLFENLIDDLQIGHILEQPGQALSGGERRRVEIARALAMEPKFILLDEPFAGVDPISVKDIQNIITHLKDKGIGVLITDHNVRETLGVCDYAYILHAGTILASGTPQEILNHEEVKRVYLGENFQ, from the coding sequence ATGGCTCACTTTTATGCACGCGGACTGGCTAAAAGCTATAAAAAAAGACATGTCGTCACCTCGGTAGATTTAGATGTATCAAGTGGTCAAGTCGTTGGGCTTTTAGGGCCAAATGGTGCGGGAAAAACCACCACCTTTTACATGATGACAGGACTGGTTCCTAATGATGATGGACAGATTTTTTTAGACGACCAAGAAATATCTAAACTCGCAATTCATCAACGCGCAAAACTCGGAATCGGTTATCTGCCCCAAGAAGCCTCTGTTTTCAGAAAACTCACCGTGACCGAAAACATCATGGCTATTTTGGAGATGCGTCCTGAACTCTCAGGCGATCAACGTCGTCTTTTATTTGAAAACCTGATTGATGATTTGCAAATTGGCCACATCCTCGAGCAACCGGGTCAAGCACTTTCAGGCGGTGAACGTCGTCGTGTCGAAATTGCTCGCGCACTGGCGATGGAACCCAAGTTTATTCTGCTAGACGAACCTTTTGCCGGTGTCGACCCAATCTCGGTAAAAGACATACAAAACATTATCACTCACCTTAAAGATAAAGGAATCGGTGTACTTATTACCGATCACAATGTCCGAGAAACGCTCGGTGTTTGTGACTATGCATACATTCTCCACGCGGGCACCATTCTAGCTTCAGGTACGCCACAAGAGATACTCAACCACGAAGAAGTTAAGCGAGTTTATTTGGGAGAAAATTTTCAATAA
- the lptA gene encoding lipopolysaccharide transport periplasmic protein LptA, protein MQTPFAFTTTSRFMAALLLGLLFSSSASMQAFAGDKTPKGTQPDESQPINITADSLKASEKSGKSVYNGNVIVTQGSLTLKGDVIEVSHPNGQLKEVTASGKPASFKRYSQVDQAWLKGHAQKIKYNAAKKTVLLIGNAQVEQPGKHIIKGPELFYDIANQTLQAQSTATEKKRISVTFNPAPVKKPKTETAPQNTQPKTQ, encoded by the coding sequence ATGCAAACACCATTCGCTTTCACAACCACTTCACGATTTATGGCAGCATTGCTTTTAGGCCTACTATTTAGCAGTAGCGCCAGCATGCAAGCTTTTGCTGGTGACAAGACACCGAAAGGAACACAACCTGATGAATCACAACCTATAAACATTACGGCGGATAGCCTAAAAGCTAGCGAGAAGTCTGGAAAAAGTGTCTACAACGGCAATGTCATCGTTACCCAAGGTAGTCTGACGTTAAAAGGTGATGTCATAGAAGTATCACACCCAAATGGCCAACTAAAAGAAGTCACGGCAAGCGGCAAACCAGCCAGTTTTAAACGTTATAGCCAAGTTGACCAGGCCTGGTTAAAAGGACATGCGCAGAAAATCAAGTATAACGCCGCAAAGAAAACCGTGCTATTGATTGGTAATGCACAAGTTGAACAACCTGGTAAACACATCATTAAAGGACCGGAGTTGTTTTATGACATTGCCAACCAAACACTCCAGGCGCAAAGTACAGCAACCGAGAAAAAACGGATTTCAGTGACCTTCAATCCCGCTCCAGTCAAAAAACCAAAGACTGAAACCGCCCCTCAAAACACACAACCAAAAACACAATAG
- the lptC gene encoding LPS export ABC transporter periplasmic protein LptC translates to MPISRLRVLLLTLLLASVALWIANLQTPSTTEQPTLSNKPLAYSWQAQDTTVWKIDPQIPDKQTIIHAKNIHYQDDQKKSEFNSPDIQVINQNTLTQLSSQTGQSLNDRILTFNGNVVVKQNAIRAGLNDRSKTMLTTTSLSYDTKSNLVYSDEKVIIKQYNAQTSGTGLKADLSKTEFELLSDVKGTYYPQKTSQLIQSKGQQ, encoded by the coding sequence ATGCCCATCTCTCGATTACGCGTTCTTTTACTGACTCTACTTTTAGCCAGTGTGGCTTTGTGGATTGCCAACCTACAAACACCCAGCACTACAGAACAACCAACCCTGAGTAACAAACCCTTGGCTTATAGCTGGCAAGCTCAAGATACGACTGTCTGGAAAATCGACCCTCAAATACCGGACAAGCAAACCATCATTCACGCCAAAAACATTCACTACCAAGACGACCAGAAAAAAAGTGAATTCAATTCGCCTGACATCCAAGTCATCAATCAAAACACGCTCACCCAGTTGAGCAGCCAAACAGGCCAAAGCCTGAATGACCGAATATTAACCTTCAACGGTAATGTCGTCGTCAAACAAAACGCTATTCGAGCTGGCCTAAACGACCGCTCCAAAACCATGTTAACAACCACTAGCTTAAGTTATGACACCAAGAGTAATCTGGTCTATAGTGATGAAAAAGTTATCATTAAACAATACAATGCCCAGACTTCAGGCACAGGTCTAAAAGCCGATTTAAGCAAAACAGAGTTTGAACTTTTATCCGATGTTAAAGGCACATACTATCCACAAAAAACATCGCAACTGATTCAATCTAAGGGTCAACAATAG
- a CDS encoding KdsC family phosphatase gives MNIAQNLVEKAKKIKLLILDVDGVMTDNRLFYSDDGIEYKSFNTRDGHGMVLLQKSQVDIGIITGRKSQLVTNRMNDLKVKHVFQGVPDKLPTFLKLVDDLQLDLDEIAYIGDDILDLPILLRIGLSVTPLDGDNEVKTRVDYISKFNGGQGCVREVCEIIMRSQGTWQQHMDFFLRDLS, from the coding sequence ATGAACATTGCCCAAAACCTGGTTGAAAAAGCAAAAAAAATCAAACTGCTGATTTTGGATGTAGACGGTGTAATGACCGATAACCGCTTGTTTTATAGTGATGACGGCATTGAATACAAATCGTTCAACACCCGAGATGGACATGGCATGGTATTGCTCCAAAAAAGCCAAGTGGATATCGGCATCATCACTGGGCGCAAATCTCAACTGGTGACCAACCGCATGAATGATTTGAAAGTGAAACATGTTTTTCAGGGCGTTCCAGACAAACTACCAACATTCTTAAAATTAGTTGACGATTTACAACTCGACCTTGATGAGATCGCCTATATCGGTGACGATATTTTAGATCTGCCTATCCTGCTCCGTATTGGACTTTCAGTTACCCCTTTAGATGGTGATAATGAAGTCAAAACGCGGGTAGATTACATTTCCAAATTTAACGGAGGACAAGGTTGTGTTCGTGAAGTTTGTGAAATCATTATGCGATCACAAGGAACTTGGCAACAGCATATGGATTTCTTCCTAAGAGACCTTAGCTAA